A region from the Amycolatopsis camponoti genome encodes:
- a CDS encoding DUF4254 domain-containing protein, with amino-acid sequence MTLATEVPTGTPAGGSPAPPHATAVVRAFTTIPPGGYQHPVLAAAAALAAESRLRASDYRIVCDPRADDPIVASAARTVRSRDAECAVLVDRIDRWAATKLAEGRAGVLHTESLGQLINRMVTVWMRGQLLADTCTSATDAQVRVASAQLGELGRAYDDLITDLRLGRRRLPELQTPTGPQGMA; translated from the coding sequence GTGACTCTCGCAACCGAGGTCCCGACGGGCACGCCAGCGGGCGGTTCGCCCGCGCCGCCGCACGCGACAGCTGTGGTCCGTGCATTCACCACCATTCCGCCCGGCGGCTACCAGCACCCAGTGTTGGCGGCTGCTGCGGCGCTAGCCGCCGAATCCCGGTTACGCGCCAGCGACTATCGGATCGTCTGCGATCCCCGGGCCGACGATCCGATAGTCGCTTCGGCCGCGCGGACTGTGCGTTCCCGGGACGCCGAGTGCGCTGTGCTGGTCGACCGGATAGACCGGTGGGCCGCCACGAAACTCGCCGAAGGCCGCGCAGGGGTGCTGCACACCGAGTCGCTCGGGCAGCTCATCAACCGGATGGTGACGGTCTGGATGCGCGGCCAACTCTTGGCCGACACCTGCACCTCCGCGACCGACGCGCAGGTGCGGGTCGCCTCGGCGCAGCTGGGTGAGCTGGGCCGCGCCTACGACGACCTGATCACCGACCTGAGGTTGGGGCGGCGCCGTCTTCCGGAGCTGCAGACGCCTACCGGGCCACAGGGAATGGCGTGA
- the fxlM gene encoding methyltransferase, FxLD system produces MNTLRHDDASAATFRDALVDTLLANKMITSPLVERAFRTVPRHLFVVEGTPLEVTYNVDNSVAIKRDPDGVVISSTSAAYIQARMIEQAALGPGMSVLEIGSGGFNAALLAEIVGPQGRVVSVDIDAEVTDRARDLLKQTGYSDRVDVVLADAENPLLGLDEPFDAILVTVGAWDLAPAWLEHLSAGGTIVVPLRMNGITRVIGFRRERDHLVSTSSEVAGFVAMQGEGARDERVFLLPDRNGHHVKLRFEGEVPDAVNLLDGVLATERTEAWSGVTIKHGVSFADLHLWLAVSLPGFCKLAVDEGTDLAAERKGWFPFGMVHGDSFAYLAVRPIPEGGEAEFGARAYGAHGEAAAAAMVNQIQAWNRQARAVEPTFTYWPNGADRPEFGKDTAVMVKTHGVATISWSPAADATR; encoded by the coding sequence GTGAACACACTCCGACACGACGACGCTAGCGCCGCGACGTTCCGCGATGCTCTGGTTGACACGCTTCTCGCCAACAAGATGATCACCTCGCCGCTGGTGGAGCGAGCCTTCCGCACGGTCCCCCGGCACCTGTTTGTCGTCGAGGGCACACCGCTGGAAGTCACCTATAACGTCGACAACTCGGTCGCGATCAAGCGCGACCCGGACGGCGTGGTCATCTCCTCGACCAGCGCGGCCTACATCCAGGCCCGAATGATCGAGCAGGCCGCCCTCGGTCCGGGCATGAGCGTGCTGGAGATCGGATCCGGTGGCTTTAATGCCGCTCTGCTGGCCGAGATCGTCGGTCCGCAGGGGCGGGTGGTCAGCGTGGACATCGACGCGGAGGTCACCGACCGCGCCCGCGACCTGCTGAAGCAGACCGGATACAGCGACCGGGTCGACGTGGTGCTCGCAGACGCGGAGAACCCGCTGCTGGGGCTGGACGAACCGTTCGACGCGATCCTGGTGACGGTCGGGGCCTGGGACCTGGCGCCAGCGTGGCTGGAACACCTATCCGCGGGCGGCACGATCGTCGTTCCATTGCGGATGAACGGGATCACCCGCGTCATCGGCTTTCGCCGAGAGCGCGACCACCTGGTGAGCACGTCGTCCGAGGTCGCCGGGTTCGTCGCGATGCAAGGCGAGGGCGCCCGCGACGAGCGAGTCTTCCTGCTACCTGACCGCAACGGTCACCACGTCAAGCTGCGCTTCGAAGGAGAGGTGCCGGACGCGGTGAACCTGCTGGACGGAGTGCTGGCGACCGAACGCACCGAGGCATGGTCCGGTGTCACGATCAAGCACGGCGTGTCCTTCGCCGACCTGCACTTGTGGCTCGCGGTGTCTCTGCCCGGCTTCTGCAAGCTGGCCGTGGACGAAGGCACCGACCTGGCCGCCGAACGCAAGGGCTGGTTCCCCTTCGGCATGGTGCACGGTGACTCGTTCGCCTACCTGGCTGTCCGCCCCATTCCCGAAGGCGGCGAAGCGGAGTTCGGCGCACGTGCCTACGGCGCGCACGGTGAGGCTGCTGCCGCCGCGATGGTCAACCAGATCCAGGCGTGGAATCGCCAGGCCCGCGCCGTCGAGCCGACCTTCACCTACTGGCCAAACGGCGCCGACCGTCCCGAATTCGGCAAGGACACGGCCGTGATGGTCAAAACGCACGGTGTGGCCACGATCTCCTGGTCACCGGCGGCCGACGCCACTCGGTGA
- a CDS encoding FxLD family lanthipeptide, translated as MSAALVLEHVESPDSSAGPVDDAEFELDLRVVESTTKLVITMCDTSDGCGSTCSTSACTTFSNDPY; from the coding sequence ATGTCGGCAGCACTGGTACTTGAGCACGTTGAGTCCCCGGACTCCTCGGCCGGCCCCGTGGATGACGCGGAGTTCGAGCTGGACCTGCGCGTGGTGGAGTCCACCACGAAGCTCGTGATCACGATGTGCGACACGAGCGACGGCTGCGGCAGCACCTGCAGCACCAGCGCGTGCACCACGTTTTCCAACGACCCGTACTGA
- a CDS encoding lantibiotic dehydratase, whose protein sequence is MTVSPRYQHAGILLARVTTDPGDLDPPTQLNPADAAAVEQEGRAWLAKVWARPEVRDAVALASPVLGARVDRIVSDGAIGGTVKELRRAVVSVASYLLRWQRRSTPFGLFAGVGIVDIGPARSAVGTRHRAVARVDGDWLTALIDRLERHPALRRRLTVVVDDARIVRDERVIVHRRAGVGAATPGPLRESSVRLTRPVRFALAAAGAPTRFDTLADRMTGEFPSASPGKIDALLHGLVNAGALITSLRPPMTSVDTVSHLIDALRAAEADTLDDVAAVLRDLDALNVDLARHNRVEDPDQVRDIRVAIAIRMRALVPDARDVLAVDVRLDAAITLPARVLYEATQAATVLLQTTTQPFGTAAWLDYQARFLARYGPGALVPVRDLIAESGLGYPAGYLGAPRARPAWRALTDRDAALLALIQQATLSGAQEIELTDSDVEALTVGEHADTNPPQRIELGVAVHATSTAAIDRGEFQLQVMAAPRAYTSMAGRFADLLDDVDQARLVATYSAPQSPSHQDVPATAAMNVVAVQLSFPPRRPHNENVARVPPQLDNVVSLSEHPDPMRPDLTAIGVDDLAVTADAEQLYLVQLSTGRRVVPRIPHALDTSVQSPPLARFLAEVADARSAVFRGFDLGAARVLPYVPRIRYRRSVLAAGRWLLSDTDLAVRPVAADDDEALRAWRQRWRVPARVVLVHGELRLPVDLDLALDRALLRSRLARAGRVELHEDGPPDGQGWIGRPAELLIPMTAIAPPDRPLPATAASGAVLQPGDSALVHAQIVGNPARFDEILTAHLPRFAAELHDAGDSNSLVASWWVRRHRDMIRPEADQHLAVFLRLTDPRHYGAVAARLAAFAADLDSRGLPGQLTLAPAPQHPARYGDGPARTAAEQVFAADTAAAVAQLSAAQVSGIPAQALAATSMAHLARTFAPDSQTGYRALLGCLPQEQGPLDRELRDHALTLADPDQQYRAVRAMSGGDVVGTAWRARDTALHAYHDALVQQGREPGGVLRTLLHEHHVRAVGVDPTFEKDTGRLARVVALRLLALAGAR, encoded by the coding sequence ATGACCGTGTCCCCGCGTTACCAGCATGCCGGCATCCTCCTGGCCCGCGTCACCACAGACCCCGGTGACCTCGACCCACCGACCCAGCTGAATCCGGCCGACGCAGCCGCGGTCGAGCAGGAAGGCCGCGCGTGGCTGGCGAAAGTGTGGGCGCGCCCGGAGGTGCGAGACGCGGTGGCGCTGGCTAGCCCCGTCCTCGGCGCCCGCGTCGACCGCATCGTCAGCGACGGCGCCATCGGGGGCACGGTAAAGGAGTTACGTCGTGCCGTGGTGTCTGTGGCGTCCTACTTGTTGCGCTGGCAGCGGCGGTCGACGCCGTTCGGCCTGTTCGCTGGCGTCGGCATTGTCGACATCGGTCCCGCGAGGTCCGCCGTAGGCACGCGGCATCGGGCCGTGGCACGGGTGGACGGCGACTGGCTCACCGCGCTGATCGACCGGCTCGAACGGCATCCCGCCCTGCGCCGGCGTCTGACGGTTGTGGTGGACGACGCGCGGATCGTGCGCGATGAACGGGTGATCGTGCATCGCCGGGCCGGGGTCGGTGCCGCTACACCCGGGCCGCTGCGGGAGTCCTCGGTGCGACTCACCCGCCCGGTGCGGTTCGCGCTGGCCGCGGCCGGTGCGCCGACCCGCTTCGACACCCTCGCCGATCGTATGACCGGCGAGTTCCCGTCCGCGTCGCCCGGCAAGATCGACGCCTTGCTGCACGGCCTGGTCAACGCCGGCGCCCTGATCACGAGCCTGCGGCCGCCGATGACCAGCGTCGACACCGTGTCCCACCTGATCGATGCCTTGCGCGCGGCCGAAGCGGACACTCTCGACGACGTCGCCGCGGTCCTGCGTGACCTCGATGCGCTCAACGTCGACCTCGCCCGGCACAACCGCGTTGAGGACCCTGATCAGGTACGGGACATCCGCGTGGCGATCGCGATCCGAATGCGTGCCCTAGTCCCCGATGCCCGCGATGTACTGGCCGTTGACGTGCGCCTCGACGCGGCGATCACCCTGCCCGCGCGGGTGCTCTACGAGGCCACGCAGGCCGCCACCGTGCTGCTGCAGACCACGACACAGCCGTTCGGGACGGCCGCATGGCTGGACTACCAGGCCCGCTTCCTCGCCCGCTACGGTCCCGGCGCGCTCGTACCGGTGCGGGACCTGATCGCCGAGTCCGGCCTTGGCTACCCGGCAGGCTACCTCGGCGCACCCCGAGCCCGGCCCGCGTGGCGTGCGCTGACCGACCGCGACGCCGCCCTCCTCGCGCTGATCCAGCAGGCCACCCTGTCCGGAGCGCAGGAGATCGAACTGACCGACAGCGACGTCGAGGCCCTGACCGTCGGGGAGCACGCCGACACCAATCCGCCTCAACGGATCGAATTGGGCGTCGCCGTCCATGCCACATCGACGGCGGCGATTGACCGCGGCGAGTTCCAGTTGCAGGTCATGGCCGCGCCCCGCGCGTACACCAGCATGGCCGGCCGATTCGCCGACCTGCTCGACGACGTCGACCAGGCCCGGCTGGTCGCGACCTACAGTGCACCACAGTCTCCGTCGCATCAGGACGTTCCGGCCACGGCGGCCATGAACGTGGTGGCCGTGCAGCTGTCGTTCCCGCCGCGCCGACCGCACAACGAGAACGTGGCGCGGGTGCCGCCACAGCTGGACAACGTCGTGTCGCTGTCGGAGCATCCCGATCCGATGCGCCCTGACCTGACCGCCATCGGGGTGGACGACTTGGCGGTCACTGCCGACGCCGAGCAGCTGTATCTGGTGCAGCTCTCCACCGGTCGGCGGGTGGTACCTCGGATTCCGCACGCGCTGGACACCTCGGTGCAGAGCCCGCCGCTGGCCCGGTTCCTCGCCGAGGTCGCCGACGCGCGCAGCGCGGTGTTTCGCGGCTTCGATCTCGGCGCCGCCCGGGTTCTGCCCTACGTTCCTCGCATCCGCTACCGCCGCTCGGTCCTGGCCGCCGGTCGCTGGCTCCTCTCCGACACCGACCTGGCCGTGCGTCCCGTTGCGGCAGATGATGACGAGGCGTTGCGGGCGTGGCGGCAGCGATGGCGGGTACCGGCCCGGGTGGTGCTTGTCCACGGCGAGCTCCGCCTGCCCGTAGACCTCGACCTGGCCCTCGACCGCGCGCTGCTGCGTTCCCGCCTGGCGCGAGCGGGCCGGGTCGAATTGCACGAAGACGGCCCGCCGGACGGGCAAGGGTGGATCGGGCGACCGGCAGAGCTGCTGATCCCGATGACCGCTATCGCTCCGCCAGACCGGCCCTTACCCGCCACCGCCGCTTCCGGTGCCGTCCTGCAGCCCGGTGACTCCGCCCTGGTGCACGCGCAGATCGTCGGCAACCCGGCACGCTTCGACGAGATCCTCACCGCGCACCTGCCCCGGTTCGCCGCCGAACTCCACGACGCCGGTGACTCGAACAGCCTGGTCGCGTCGTGGTGGGTGCGACGGCACCGCGACATGATCCGGCCCGAGGCCGACCAGCATCTCGCGGTGTTCTTGCGCCTGACCGATCCGCGGCACTACGGCGCCGTCGCTGCGCGGCTGGCCGCGTTCGCGGCCGACCTCGATTCCCGCGGGCTTCCCGGCCAGCTCACGCTCGCCCCCGCGCCGCAGCACCCCGCCCGCTACGGCGACGGCCCCGCGCGCACCGCCGCGGAGCAGGTCTTCGCCGCCGACACCGCAGCCGCTGTCGCTCAGCTCAGCGCGGCGCAGGTGTCCGGGATTCCCGCCCAAGCGCTGGCAGCGACGTCAATGGCGCACCTGGCCAGGACCTTCGCACCTGACTCACAGACCGGGTACCGGGCACTGCTGGGATGCCTACCGCAGGAGCAAGGGCCGCTGGACCGTGAGCTGCGCGACCACGCGCTCACGCTGGCCGACCCTGACCAGCAATACCGCGCGGTTCGTGCGATGTCGGGTGGCGACGTGGTCGGCACCGCCTGGCGGGCTCGCGACACCGCGCTGCACGCCTACCACGACGCCCTTGTCCAGCAGGGGCGAGAGCCTGGCGGAGTGCTGCGGACGTTGCTGCACGAGCACCACGTCCGCGCCGTCGGCGTCGATCCGACGTTTGAGAAGGACACCGGCCGACTTGCCCGCGTCGTCGCCCTGCGTCTGCTCGCCCTGGCCGGTGCCCGGTGA
- a CDS encoding lanthionine synthetase C family protein: MTLTLDEVAGQSLARGAVAEALLHVERAWIGTGSWTMAQAHVRRVAAGPVDAADHTGLYYGAPAVAFLLHAAASRHPSYHAASQTMDEHVLRLTRRRLATAATRIDRSQAATFAEYDLFYGLTGIGALLLRRHPDSDELAGILRYVVTLVTRPRHEDGVALPGWWVAHDPDEILPTPGGHANFGMAHGAAGLLSLIALATLRCRVVDGQHYAIAALTQWFDRWRQDGPEGPWWPQWITRDELRTGRPVLNGSGRASWCYGTVGIARAQQLAALATGDTQRQEAAENALAASLTDTQLDRITEPGLCHGIAGVFQTSFRACLDARSPALARRLPALAERIARHTRSLGDEANGLLTGRAGVDLALETARHSTPPHTGWDACLLIT, translated from the coding sequence GTGACGTTGACCCTTGACGAGGTGGCCGGTCAGTCTCTGGCCCGCGGCGCGGTCGCGGAGGCGCTGCTGCACGTCGAACGCGCCTGGATCGGCACCGGCAGCTGGACCATGGCGCAGGCCCACGTCCGCCGGGTGGCGGCGGGGCCGGTCGACGCCGCCGACCACACCGGCCTGTACTACGGGGCGCCCGCGGTCGCGTTCCTGCTGCACGCCGCCGCCAGCCGCCACCCCAGCTACCACGCGGCCAGCCAAACGATGGACGAGCACGTGCTGCGGCTGACCCGCCGGCGGCTGGCCACCGCCGCCACCCGCATCGACCGCAGCCAAGCCGCAACGTTCGCTGAATACGACCTGTTCTACGGTCTCACCGGCATCGGCGCTCTGCTGCTGCGCCGTCACCCTGACAGCGACGAGCTGGCCGGGATTCTGCGGTACGTGGTCACTCTGGTCACGCGGCCTCGCCACGAGGACGGCGTCGCGCTGCCGGGCTGGTGGGTGGCTCACGACCCGGACGAGATCCTGCCGACTCCTGGCGGTCACGCGAACTTCGGCATGGCCCACGGTGCAGCAGGGTTGTTGTCATTGATTGCCCTGGCCACTTTGCGCTGCCGCGTGGTCGACGGCCAGCACTACGCGATCGCCGCACTCACTCAGTGGTTCGATCGGTGGCGCCAGGACGGACCGGAAGGACCGTGGTGGCCGCAATGGATCACCCGCGATGAGCTGCGCACGGGCCGCCCGGTCCTTAACGGTTCTGGTCGGGCCTCCTGGTGCTACGGGACGGTCGGCATCGCCCGCGCCCAGCAGCTGGCCGCCTTGGCCACTGGCGACACTCAGCGTCAGGAAGCCGCCGAGAACGCCCTGGCCGCGAGCCTGACCGACACCCAGCTCGACCGGATCACCGAGCCGGGTCTGTGCCACGGCATCGCCGGGGTGTTCCAGACGTCCTTCCGCGCCTGCCTTGACGCCCGCAGTCCTGCCCTCGCCCGACGGCTTCCGGCGCTCGCCGAACGAATCGCCAGGCACACGCGGTCGCTTGGCGACGAGGCGAACGGACTGCTCACTGGACGCGCCGGCGTGGACCTGGCACTCGAGACCGCGCGGCACAGCACGCCGCCTCACACAGGATGGGACGCATGCCTGCTGATCACCTAG
- a CDS encoding thiopeptide-type bacteriocin biosynthesis protein: MPADHLATPPQTTPPTGLNAAVLAVLAGADPAAVATRHALGLADLDDAVATYQAAGLASLEKRADDAWYQVRVQFTDWSAAETAGATTLGPALDRLRADGATAGWWFLRKHPCWRLRLLRADAAAVDSALDELTSSGVLARWWPTMYEPETAAFGGPTAMDSVHDLFCADSAGVLDYLRQDTPGLGRRELSILLLSGLMRTAGLDAFECGDVFDRVARLRPAPSEADAARTDTLADNVRVLLSIPDLADSALFAPDGPGAHAEPWLAALCAASGRLGHAAAAGHLDRGLRAIISHVVIFHWNRFGLSATSQGILARAAATALLPRN, encoded by the coding sequence ATGCCTGCTGATCACCTAGCCACCCCGCCCCAGACGACCCCGCCCACCGGCCTCAACGCAGCCGTGCTGGCGGTGCTCGCGGGTGCCGACCCAGCCGCCGTCGCCACCCGCCACGCGCTGGGTCTGGCCGACCTCGACGACGCTGTAGCGACCTACCAGGCCGCCGGACTCGCATCGTTGGAAAAACGAGCTGACGACGCTTGGTACCAGGTGCGTGTCCAGTTCACCGACTGGTCGGCCGCTGAGACGGCCGGCGCGACGACTCTCGGCCCGGCCCTCGACCGGCTCCGCGCCGACGGCGCGACGGCCGGCTGGTGGTTTCTGCGCAAACACCCCTGCTGGCGGCTGCGCCTGCTGCGCGCGGACGCCGCGGCCGTCGACAGTGCGCTCGACGAACTGACCAGCAGCGGCGTCCTTGCTCGCTGGTGGCCGACGATGTACGAGCCGGAGACCGCCGCCTTTGGCGGCCCCACCGCCATGGACAGCGTTCACGACCTCTTCTGCGCAGACAGTGCAGGCGTGCTCGACTATCTGCGCCAGGACACGCCCGGCCTCGGCCGCCGGGAACTGTCCATCCTGCTTCTAAGCGGACTGATGCGTACCGCCGGGCTCGACGCTTTCGAGTGCGGTGACGTCTTCGACCGAGTCGCACGGCTGCGCCCCGCACCTTCCGAAGCCGACGCCGCGCGCACCGACACGCTGGCGGACAACGTGCGTGTGCTCCTGTCGATCCCCGACCTGGCCGACAGCGCGTTGTTCGCCCCCGATGGGCCGGGAGCGCACGCCGAGCCATGGCTCGCTGCGTTGTGCGCCGCTAGCGGACGGCTCGGTCATGCGGCCGCCGCCGGGCACTTGGACCGCGGCCTGCGGGCCATCATCAGTCACGTGGTGATCTTCCATTGGAACCGCTTCGGCCTCTCCGCCACTAGCCAGGGCATTCTCGCCCGCGCGGCGGCCACAGCGCTCCTGCCCCGGAACTAA
- a CDS encoding peptidase E, whose amino-acid sequence MGLNRAREPWAPGPVFGYAIELAQPAKTPKLCVITTAGGDQAETITRFEQAFAENDVELSVLALFDRPSVTDVSEHLRAQDVVWCDRGSLVNLLAVWRAHGLDKVLRECWEEGVVLGGESAGSLCWFSASTTDSFGPVRPHHDGLGLLPFANSVHYGDRREQFHDLLADGSITTGYATDAGAGLHFEGAKLVTAISDRPRAGAYEVHRGPDGRVHETQLEVRRLKRA is encoded by the coding sequence ATGGGGCTGAACCGCGCACGCGAGCCTTGGGCTCCCGGCCCTGTTTTCGGCTACGCCATCGAACTCGCGCAGCCGGCGAAGACGCCGAAACTGTGCGTAATCACAACGGCTGGCGGCGACCAAGCCGAAACGATCACCCGGTTCGAACAGGCTTTCGCCGAGAATGACGTCGAGCTCTCCGTTCTCGCGCTGTTCGACCGTCCCAGTGTCACGGACGTCTCTGAGCATCTCCGCGCTCAGGACGTCGTCTGGTGCGACCGCGGCAGCTTGGTGAATCTGCTCGCGGTGTGGCGCGCGCACGGTCTCGACAAGGTACTACGCGAGTGCTGGGAAGAAGGCGTTGTACTCGGCGGTGAGTCCGCCGGCTCGCTGTGCTGGTTCAGCGCTTCGACCACCGACTCCTTCGGACCAGTGCGCCCGCATCACGACGGGCTCGGGCTCCTGCCATTCGCCAATTCAGTGCATTACGGCGACCGGCGCGAACAGTTCCACGACCTACTCGCCGACGGCAGCATCACCACCGGCTATGCCACTGACGCCGGTGCGGGGCTGCACTTCGAGGGCGCCAAGCTGGTCACGGCGATCAGCGACCGCCCGCGTGCCGGCGCTTACGAGGTTCACCGCGGCCCGGATGGGCGTGTGCACGAAACGCAACTGGAAGTGCGTCGACTCAAACGAGCTTGA
- a CDS encoding helix-turn-helix domain-containing protein, with product MPGDTALGAVLRQLRVTRNLTQGFVARRAGCDQSLLSKIESGLRALPRWLAIALDEVYLTGSMVTDLLHNGDVTSHLTGGRVSPDGLVLVQLPGGGPPMAVSRRQLLATVGVGLLGSSAAIALEQTVSALTPTQGLLADYTAAFEGYQIAVRTMAPTRLIDAMAGRAVVLDLLRRRTSGALRRAFLALQGRYAESLSWLNEEAGRTEDALFWLDRAGEWAQIGGWNGLAGYTYVRRSMLVLTAADDSGRAIELAETALAMPGVPARIRGLAAKQAAFGHAIAHNADASARALDTAMELLAAGHDESAGELGQRSVPGDDLYAIFQATCAVHLGRGEQAIDVLQPRLSRLSAASPRTAAITTGKLAHAYANVGLPTQAAQLAMNALEQAKAIESQSTSREIRRALVPLQQWHRRDDVAELLHRMPLGAVKLV from the coding sequence ATGCCGGGAGATACCGCCTTGGGTGCGGTGCTGCGGCAACTGCGTGTAACCCGGAATCTCACTCAGGGTTTTGTGGCCCGGCGTGCCGGGTGCGACCAGTCGCTCTTGTCGAAGATCGAATCAGGCCTACGCGCGCTGCCGCGCTGGTTAGCCATAGCGCTAGACGAGGTCTATCTGACAGGTTCGATGGTCACGGATCTGCTGCACAACGGCGACGTCACGAGTCACCTGACCGGCGGGCGGGTATCACCGGATGGATTGGTGTTGGTCCAGCTACCGGGAGGAGGTCCGCCGATGGCGGTATCGCGACGGCAGCTCCTGGCCACCGTTGGAGTGGGCTTGCTCGGCAGCTCGGCGGCCATCGCGCTCGAGCAGACTGTTTCGGCGCTGACGCCGACTCAGGGTCTGCTTGCCGACTACACTGCAGCGTTCGAGGGCTATCAGATTGCCGTCCGCACGATGGCGCCGACGCGGCTCATCGACGCTATGGCCGGGCGCGCCGTTGTGCTGGACCTACTGCGCCGACGCACTTCTGGCGCGCTGAGGCGAGCCTTTCTTGCCCTGCAGGGTCGCTACGCAGAGTCACTGAGTTGGCTCAACGAGGAGGCGGGACGGACGGAGGATGCGCTGTTTTGGCTCGACCGTGCGGGTGAATGGGCCCAGATCGGCGGTTGGAACGGCTTAGCCGGCTACACCTACGTCCGCCGGTCGATGCTGGTGCTCACAGCTGCGGATGACAGCGGCCGGGCAATCGAACTCGCCGAGACCGCGCTGGCCATGCCAGGCGTCCCTGCGCGCATCCGCGGCCTGGCGGCCAAGCAGGCCGCGTTCGGCCACGCCATCGCGCACAACGCCGACGCCAGTGCCCGCGCGCTGGATACCGCGATGGAACTGCTGGCTGCGGGCCACGACGAGAGTGCTGGCGAACTGGGCCAGCGAAGCGTTCCTGGCGACGACCTCTACGCAATCTTCCAGGCGACCTGCGCCGTCCATCTCGGTCGCGGTGAGCAGGCAATCGACGTCCTTCAGCCACGGCTGTCCCGACTGTCGGCGGCCTCGCCGCGGACTGCGGCGATCACTACCGGAAAGCTTGCCCACGCTTACGCGAACGTCGGTTTGCCGACTCAAGCAGCTCAGCTGGCCATGAACGCTCTCGAGCAGGCCAAAGCCATCGAGTCGCAGTCGACGTCGCGGGAAATTCGTCGCGCGCTGGTGCCGCTGCAGCAGTGGCACCGTCGGGACGACGTCGCCGAGTTGCTGCACCGGATGCCGCTGGGTGCCGTCAAGCTCGTTTGA
- a CDS encoding recombinase family protein, translating into MTNFDNNPTEMPVPYGPLGEVAYGYMRVPCRISDRKVKAMEARMRALADRHGWTLAQIFSEFNCGSHSAFDELLTALESAPSRTVVVPNLRHLAINPFLQDQMILQLEGWDSDQGLGVLDLEEYENVGCPATKLGDVEIPSARRGSRERRLASHSQSRVG; encoded by the coding sequence GTGACCAACTTCGACAACAACCCTACCGAAATGCCTGTTCCGTACGGCCCCTTAGGAGAGGTCGCCTACGGCTACATGCGAGTTCCATGCAGGATTTCGGACCGCAAGGTCAAGGCGATGGAGGCGCGCATGCGTGCCCTCGCGGATCGACACGGCTGGACGCTGGCTCAAATTTTCTCGGAGTTCAATTGCGGTTCTCACAGTGCGTTCGACGAGCTGCTCACCGCGTTGGAGTCCGCGCCGTCGCGAACGGTTGTCGTGCCGAACCTGCGCCATCTCGCCATCAACCCCTTTTTGCAGGATCAGATGATCCTGCAACTAGAGGGCTGGGATAGTGACCAAGGCCTTGGGGTTCTTGACCTGGAGGAGTACGAGAACGTGGGTTGTCCGGCGACGAAGCTGGGAGACGTCGAGATCCCCAGTGCAAGGAGGGGCAGTCGAGAAAGACGCCTTGCCAGCCATTCGCAGAGCCGCGTCGGCTAG
- a CDS encoding GNAT family N-acetyltransferase, with protein sequence MTAPASETPTSIDQVADQAAGLKSTLTDIYSSVYAEPPYFWGKEHAQLFAERFAAQRQAPGFDLVVARAGGDVVGYAFGVTLQPNTPWWTTVTTPVDTELVTEWPGRTFALVELLVSRPWRRRGIAKRLHDRLLDGRPEQRATLTVLPDAHPAQHAYRAWGWHRVAQKSNPLPGAPTFDVMLKDLHERPYNSGGR encoded by the coding sequence GTGACCGCTCCAGCCAGCGAAACGCCTACGTCGATCGACCAGGTCGCCGACCAGGCGGCGGGACTGAAGTCCACGTTGACCGACATCTACTCGAGCGTGTACGCCGAGCCGCCCTACTTCTGGGGTAAGGAGCACGCTCAGTTGTTCGCCGAACGCTTCGCAGCCCAGCGCCAGGCTCCGGGGTTCGATCTCGTGGTCGCCCGCGCCGGCGGCGACGTCGTCGGCTACGCGTTCGGCGTCACGCTGCAGCCGAACACTCCGTGGTGGACGACGGTGACGACGCCCGTCGACACTGAGCTGGTGACCGAGTGGCCTGGCCGGACGTTCGCGCTCGTCGAGCTGCTGGTGTCACGACCCTGGCGCCGGCGGGGTATCGCCAAGCGGCTGCACGATCGCCTGCTGGACGGACGACCTGAACAACGGGCCACGCTGACCGTGCTGCCCGACGCGCATCCTGCCCAGCACGCCTACCGTGCTTGGGGGTGGCACCGCGTGGCCCAGAAGTCCAACCCCTTGCCCGGCGCACCGACATTCGATGTAATGCTTAAAGATCTTCACGAAAGGCCGTATAACTCCGGCGGTCGCTAG